A section of the Bradyrhizobium oligotrophicum S58 genome encodes:
- a CDS encoding amidase, translating to MSDQSDLPTPKAGAGVLELLRRFAADPAAAATYGEDCLKQTLAIEPRLKAFEYLPRDVTAKTGPLGGIPVAIKDIIATSDMPTTNGSPIYRDHVPDADAWVVERLRNLGATIFGKTVSTEFAWRHPGPTVNPWNPEHSPGGSSSGSAAAVAAGLVPLALGTQTLGSVIRPAAFNGVVGFKPSFGAVPRIGVHPLSPSLDHVGFFARCVDDVALALSLLTGTSDGDLHGRPLPGFAVDIELGITPLAKPRLAVARFSKWERAEPEQKAVFESVVDRLRSAGAVIEEIALTELDAINWDAITTIMLSEATTIFSDLIARYPDRVSDVMKSHVESGRSKTAMEYLAAKAAQAERQRALPAELDGFDAVLTLPAFGEAPHGLDWTGDAEYCAPWTFVGAPAVSLPAGFGRNGLPLGVQIAGRPRDDLRTLRVAKWVEATLAFDPGLPPLRRP from the coding sequence ATGTCCGACCAGTCTGATCTCCCGACACCCAAAGCCGGTGCAGGCGTTCTCGAATTGCTGCGCCGGTTCGCCGCGGACCCGGCAGCAGCGGCCACGTATGGTGAAGATTGTCTGAAGCAGACCCTGGCGATCGAGCCGCGCCTGAAGGCATTCGAATATCTGCCGCGGGATGTCACGGCGAAGACCGGCCCGCTCGGCGGAATTCCTGTCGCCATCAAGGACATCATCGCGACCTCGGACATGCCGACGACGAACGGCTCGCCCATCTATCGCGATCATGTACCTGACGCCGACGCCTGGGTGGTCGAGCGGCTGCGCAATCTCGGTGCGACGATCTTCGGCAAGACCGTCTCGACCGAGTTCGCGTGGCGCCATCCAGGTCCCACCGTCAATCCATGGAACCCCGAGCACTCGCCGGGCGGCTCGTCATCCGGCTCTGCCGCGGCTGTTGCAGCCGGCCTCGTGCCGCTGGCGCTGGGCACGCAGACGCTGGGTTCAGTGATCCGGCCAGCCGCTTTCAACGGCGTCGTCGGCTTCAAGCCGAGCTTTGGTGCGGTCCCCCGCATCGGCGTGCATCCGCTCAGCCCGTCGCTCGATCATGTCGGCTTCTTCGCGCGCTGCGTCGACGACGTGGCTCTCGCGCTCTCTTTGCTCACCGGCACCAGCGACGGCGACCTGCACGGGCGGCCGCTGCCGGGCTTTGCCGTCGACATCGAGCTGGGCATCACGCCGCTCGCCAAGCCGCGGCTCGCGGTCGCGCGCTTTTCCAAATGGGAGCGCGCCGAGCCCGAGCAGAAGGCCGTGTTCGAGTCCGTCGTCGACAGGCTGCGCAGCGCCGGCGCGGTGATCGAAGAGATCGCGCTGACCGAGCTCGACGCCATCAATTGGGACGCGATCACCACGATCATGCTGAGCGAGGCGACCACGATCTTTTCCGATCTGATCGCGCGCTATCCCGATCGCGTCAGCGACGTGATGAAGTCGCATGTCGAGAGCGGGCGGAGCAAAACGGCGATGGAATATCTGGCCGCGAAGGCGGCGCAGGCCGAACGGCAGAGAGCGCTCCCGGCTGAGCTCGACGGCTTCGATGCCGTGCTGACCCTGCCAGCCTTCGGCGAAGCGCCACACGGCCTCGACTGGACGGGTGACGCCGAATATTGCGCGCCGTGGACATTCGTCGGCGCGCCGGCGGTGTCCCTGCCCGCGGGGTTCGGGAGGAACGGCCTGCCCCTCGGAGTCCAGATCGCCGGTCGCCCCCGCGACGATCTCCGCACGCTCCGGGTTGCGAAATGGGTCGAGGCAACGCTGGCGTTCGATCCCGGCCTACCGCCCCTCCGGAGACCTTGA
- a CDS encoding PQQ-dependent sugar dehydrogenase produces MTSAFHRSILALATIGLLAGTSMAGAQQQPDQGKGLKKYESGTKEFWTHPPDDWFLGDETEAQKGLAPPSGPPTGASDAELAKIIKQVKLPDGFKMEVWASGVLAARQMAWGDKGTLFVGSFGLGNVYAISDKGGKREVKTVLKGLNMPTGLAFQDGNLYVIAVDKLIKYENAEANVDNLGQGKVVYDDMPSYAAHGWKYIAVDKDGWFYLPFGPPFNIGIPPTSVSQIRRVDPRTGNAEIYALGVRNSVGGDVDPRTGKYWFTENARDWVSDDLPSDKLNMISKIGEHFGYPYCHQGDLPDPKFAMGHKCSEFTPPVLNLGAHVAPLGMKFYTGDQFPAEYKNNILIAEHGSWNRHKYQGARIMRVIVGPDGKDAKQEVFASGFIEGDQGYLGRPDDIVLAKDGSILVADDWAGAIYRISYEKK; encoded by the coding sequence ATGACATCGGCTTTTCACCGAAGCATTCTTGCGCTTGCAACGATTGGTCTTCTCGCCGGCACCAGCATGGCCGGCGCGCAGCAGCAGCCCGACCAGGGCAAGGGATTGAAGAAATACGAATCCGGCACCAAGGAATTCTGGACCCATCCGCCGGATGACTGGTTCCTCGGCGACGAGACCGAGGCGCAGAAGGGATTGGCGCCGCCATCGGGGCCACCGACCGGTGCCTCCGATGCCGAACTCGCCAAGATCATCAAACAGGTGAAGCTGCCGGACGGCTTCAAGATGGAGGTCTGGGCGTCGGGCGTGCTCGCCGCGCGGCAGATGGCCTGGGGCGACAAGGGCACGCTGTTCGTCGGCTCGTTCGGGCTCGGCAACGTCTATGCGATCAGCGACAAGGGCGGCAAGCGCGAGGTCAAGACGGTCCTCAAGGGCCTGAACATGCCGACCGGCCTCGCCTTCCAGGACGGCAATCTCTACGTGATCGCGGTCGACAAGCTGATCAAATACGAGAACGCCGAGGCCAATGTCGACAATCTCGGCCAGGGCAAGGTCGTCTATGACGACATGCCGTCCTACGCCGCGCATGGCTGGAAATACATCGCCGTCGACAAGGACGGCTGGTTCTATCTGCCGTTCGGCCCGCCCTTCAACATCGGCATCCCGCCGACCTCAGTGTCGCAGATCCGCCGCGTCGATCCGCGTACCGGCAATGCCGAGATCTATGCGCTCGGCGTGCGCAACAGCGTCGGCGGCGACGTCGATCCGCGTACCGGCAAATACTGGTTCACGGAGAATGCGCGCGACTGGGTCAGCGACGATCTGCCGAGCGACAAGCTCAACATGATCTCGAAGATCGGCGAGCATTTCGGCTATCCCTATTGCCACCAGGGTGACCTGCCGGATCCGAAGTTCGCGATGGGCCACAAATGCTCGGAGTTCACACCGCCGGTGCTGAACCTTGGGGCGCACGTCGCGCCGCTCGGCATGAAGTTCTACACCGGCGACCAGTTTCCGGCGGAGTACAAGAACAACATCCTGATCGCCGAGCACGGCTCCTGGAACCGGCACAAGTACCAGGGCGCGCGCATCATGCGCGTCATCGTCGGTCCCGACGGCAAGGATGCCAAGCAGGAGGTGTTCGCTTCCGGATTCATCGAGGGCGATCAGGGTTATCTCGGCCGCCCCGACGACATCGTCCTCGCCAAGGACGGCTCGATCCTGGTGGCGGACGACTGGGCCGGCGCGATCTATCGCATCAGCTACGAGAAGAAGTGA
- a CDS encoding c-type cytochrome — MRHGAAAASALALALMSISAQAADVEAGKAKAELCVGCHGENGISQTENIPSLAGQQDQFIQWQLVFFRAGTRKNEAMKPIIDQLNNEDIRNLGAYFASLQPAKSPPDDNPDLSKKGAEAAAGRRCASCHLDSYAGTKGVARVAGQREEYLVKALHDYKSGQRVGGSQAAMTDVAYPLSDEEITALAHYLAHL, encoded by the coding sequence ATGCGTCATGGAGCTGCTGCGGCATCCGCGCTGGCGCTGGCCTTGATGAGCATCTCTGCGCAGGCGGCTGATGTCGAAGCCGGCAAGGCCAAGGCCGAGCTCTGCGTCGGCTGCCATGGCGAGAACGGCATCTCGCAGACCGAGAACATTCCTTCGCTGGCCGGCCAGCAGGACCAGTTCATCCAGTGGCAGCTGGTGTTCTTCCGGGCCGGCACCCGCAAGAACGAGGCGATGAAGCCGATCATCGATCAGCTGAACAACGAGGACATCCGCAACCTCGGCGCCTATTTCGCTTCGCTGCAGCCGGCGAAGTCACCGCCCGACGATAATCCGGATCTGTCGAAGAAGGGCGCCGAAGCCGCTGCCGGCCGCCGCTGCGCCTCCTGCCATCTCGACAGCTATGCCGGCACCAAGGGCGTGGCGCGGGTCGCCGGCCAGCGCGAGGAATATCTCGTCAAGGCGCTGCACGACTACAAGAGCGGCCAGCGCGTCGGCGGCAGCCAGGCGGCGATGACGGACGTGGCCTATCCGCTGAGCGACGAGGAGATCACCGCGCTCGCGCACTATCTGGCGCATTTGTAG
- the panE gene encoding 2-dehydropantoate 2-reductase gives MRILVVGAGAIGGYFGGRLLQSGADVTFLVRPRRAAELAGAGLVIRSPGGDVTLAGPPTVQADSLKQPFDVVLLSCKAFDLDDAINSFAPAVGPSTAIIPLLNGMKHLDVLDARFGRERVLGGLCAIAATLNEQREVVQLQPMQSLSFGERDGGSSERISAIFEIFQRGNFNASASDHVMQDMWEKWVFLASLAASTTLMRAPVGVILSAPGGKDFLLGMLDECSATAAAAGYAPAGAFFQRVSGMITAEGSPMTASMFRDLRAGLPVEADHVIGDLVARADAAKVPVPRLRIAYTQLKVYEAQRGK, from the coding sequence ATGCGTATTCTTGTCGTCGGCGCCGGCGCCATTGGCGGCTATTTCGGCGGCCGGCTGCTGCAGTCGGGCGCTGATGTCACCTTCCTGGTCCGGCCGCGGCGCGCCGCGGAGCTCGCCGGTGCGGGCCTCGTGATCCGCAGCCCCGGCGGCGACGTCACGCTGGCCGGCCCGCCGACGGTTCAAGCCGACAGCCTGAAGCAGCCCTTCGACGTGGTGCTGTTGAGCTGCAAGGCCTTTGATCTCGACGATGCGATCAATTCGTTCGCACCGGCGGTCGGCCCGAGCACGGCAATCATTCCGCTGCTCAACGGCATGAAGCATCTCGACGTACTCGACGCCAGGTTCGGGCGGGAGCGGGTGCTCGGCGGACTCTGCGCGATCGCGGCGACGTTGAACGAACAGCGCGAGGTGGTGCAGCTGCAGCCGATGCAGTCGCTGAGCTTCGGCGAGCGCGACGGCGGATCGTCCGAGCGTATCAGCGCGATCTTCGAGATTTTCCAGCGCGGCAATTTCAACGCGTCCGCCAGCGACCACGTCATGCAGGACATGTGGGAGAAGTGGGTCTTCCTGGCCTCGCTCGCCGCATCCACGACGTTGATGCGCGCGCCGGTCGGCGTGATCCTGAGCGCGCCCGGCGGCAAGGATTTCCTGCTCGGCATGCTCGACGAATGCAGCGCCACGGCGGCAGCCGCCGGCTACGCCCCGGCCGGCGCGTTCTTCCAGCGCGTCTCCGGCATGATCACGGCAGAGGGCTCGCCGATGACAGCGTCGATGTTCCGCGATCTCCGCGCCGGCCTGCCGGTCGAGGCCGACCACGTCATCGGCGATCTCGTCGCACGCGCCGATGCCGCCAAGGTGCCGGTGCCGCGGCTGCGCATCGCCTATACCCAGCTGAAGGTTTACGAGGCGCAGCGGGGAAAGTGA
- a CDS encoding SDR family oxidoreductase translates to MQQRNATVAVIGAGDYIGAEIVKKFASEGFTVFAGRRNGDKLAPLVAEVEAAGGRIVARSLDARNEAETTAFLNDADKHAPLEVVIFNVGANVNFPILETTDRVFRKVWEMACWAGFVAGREAARLMLPRGGGKIFFTGATASLRGGSGYAAFASAKFGLRAVAQSMARELMPQNIHVAHLIIDSGVDTAWVRERRAQIWGKEALDNPDLLMPPASVASAYWQLYQQPRTAWTFEMEIRPFGEKW, encoded by the coding sequence ATGCAACAGCGCAACGCCACCGTCGCCGTGATCGGGGCCGGCGACTACATCGGCGCCGAGATCGTCAAGAAATTCGCCTCCGAAGGCTTCACCGTGTTCGCCGGCCGTCGCAACGGCGACAAACTTGCACCGCTGGTGGCGGAGGTTGAAGCAGCCGGCGGCCGCATCGTGGCACGGTCGCTCGATGCGCGGAACGAGGCGGAGACGACGGCCTTCCTCAACGACGCCGACAAGCATGCGCCGCTCGAGGTCGTGATCTTCAACGTCGGCGCCAACGTCAATTTCCCGATCTTGGAGACCACCGATCGCGTCTTCCGCAAGGTCTGGGAGATGGCGTGCTGGGCCGGATTCGTCGCGGGGCGCGAGGCCGCCCGGCTGATGCTGCCGCGTGGCGGCGGCAAGATCTTCTTCACCGGCGCGACCGCGTCGCTGCGCGGCGGGTCCGGTTATGCTGCCTTTGCGTCGGCCAAGTTCGGCCTGCGCGCGGTGGCGCAGTCGATGGCCCGCGAGCTGATGCCGCAGAACATCCATGTCGCCCATCTCATCATCGATTCCGGCGTCGACACCGCCTGGGTGCGCGAGCGCCGCGCCCAGATCTGGGGCAAGGAAGCGCTGGACAATCCCGACCTGCTGATGCCGCCGGCCTCGGTCGCATCAGCCTATTGGCAGCTCTATCAGCAGCCGAGGACCGCGTGGACCTTCGAGATGGAGATCCGGCCTTTCGGCGAGAAATGGTGA
- a CDS encoding 2-hydroxychromene-2-carboxylate isomerase: MSRPAPEFMFDFGSPNAYLSHEAIPAIEKRIGVQFYYVPVLLGGIFKATNNKSPAESLAGIKNKREFHEVETQRFLKRYQVQPWVWNPHFPVNTLNLMRAAVAAQLEGVFEKYVDAAFHHMWREPKKMDDPEVAVAAITSSGLDGAKLFARAQEPEVKAKLVENTQRAVERGAFGSPTFFVGNEMFFGKEQLRDVEEMVLGK; the protein is encoded by the coding sequence GTGAGCCGACCTGCACCCGAATTCATGTTCGATTTCGGCAGCCCCAACGCCTATCTAAGCCATGAGGCGATCCCGGCGATCGAAAAGCGCATCGGCGTCCAGTTTTACTATGTCCCGGTGCTGCTCGGCGGCATCTTCAAGGCGACCAACAACAAGTCGCCGGCCGAGTCGCTGGCCGGCATCAAGAACAAGCGCGAGTTCCACGAGGTCGAGACCCAGCGCTTCCTGAAGCGCTATCAGGTCCAGCCCTGGGTCTGGAACCCGCATTTCCCGGTCAATACGCTGAACCTGATGCGCGCAGCGGTCGCGGCCCAGCTCGAAGGCGTGTTCGAGAAGTATGTCGACGCCGCATTCCATCACATGTGGCGCGAGCCGAAGAAGATGGATGATCCCGAGGTTGCGGTGGCGGCGATCACATCGTCTGGTCTCGACGGCGCCAAGCTGTTCGCCCGGGCGCAGGAGCCTGAGGTGAAGGCGAAGCTCGTCGAGAACACGCAACGCGCCGTCGAGCGCGGCGCGTTCGGTTCTCCGACGTTCTTCGTCGGCAACGAGATGTTCTTCGGCAAGGAACAGCTGCGCGACGTCGAAGAGATGGTGCTTGGAAAATGA
- a CDS encoding MATE family efflux transporter, protein MLVSTPAALRKPFLVFLAPMMLSNILQSLFGTINNVYLGQMIGVDALAAVSVFFPAMFFFISFVMGLGSGASVLIGQAWGAKEPAKVKAIAGTTLTVTLLLAGVIALGGLFSRELLTALATPANILDAAAGYARIMMITMPLTFAYILLSSQMRAVGDTVTPLAALAASTSLGLVLTPVFIRGWLGAPQLGVASAAWASAISTLMTLTLLHVYLRRRKHPLAFDAAFLRGMRPDPKLLRIVLRLGIPAAIGMIVMSLAEMVLIGLVNGFGSDATAAYGAVNQVLGYVQFPALSIAISVSIFGAQAIGRGNAEQIGRIVRTGIEMNVLLTGSLVAIGYLFSRTLMGFFITDPAVIEVAQRSLHIVLWSSVMFGMSTTFSAAMRASGTVWMPLAISAFAIAAIEVPTATWLSRSIGLDGVWIAYPVTFTAMMLLQMSYYLLVWRKRTVRRMI, encoded by the coding sequence ATGCTCGTGTCAACTCCCGCTGCGCTCCGCAAGCCGTTCCTGGTGTTTCTCGCGCCGATGATGCTGAGCAACATCCTGCAATCATTGTTCGGCACCATCAACAACGTCTATCTCGGCCAGATGATCGGCGTCGACGCGCTGGCCGCGGTGTCGGTGTTCTTCCCGGCGATGTTCTTCTTCATCTCCTTCGTCATGGGTCTCGGCTCCGGCGCCAGCGTGCTGATCGGGCAGGCCTGGGGCGCGAAGGAGCCGGCGAAGGTGAAGGCGATCGCCGGCACGACGTTGACCGTCACCCTGCTGCTCGCCGGCGTGATCGCGCTCGGAGGCCTGTTCAGCCGCGAATTGCTGACCGCGCTCGCGACGCCCGCCAACATCCTGGATGCGGCCGCGGGCTACGCCCGCATCATGATGATTACGATGCCCTTGACCTTCGCCTATATCCTGCTGTCGTCGCAGATGCGCGCGGTCGGCGACACCGTGACGCCGCTTGCCGCGCTCGCGGCCTCGACCTCGCTCGGGCTGGTGCTGACGCCGGTGTTCATCCGCGGCTGGCTCGGGGCGCCCCAGCTCGGGGTCGCGAGCGCCGCCTGGGCCTCGGCGATCTCGACTTTGATGACGCTGACATTGCTCCATGTCTACTTGCGACGGCGCAAGCATCCGCTGGCCTTCGACGCGGCGTTCCTTAGGGGTATGCGGCCCGATCCGAAGCTGCTGCGCATCGTGCTGCGGCTCGGCATTCCCGCAGCGATCGGCATGATCGTGATGTCGCTGGCCGAGATGGTGCTAATCGGTCTGGTCAATGGCTTCGGCTCCGACGCCACCGCCGCCTATGGCGCCGTCAACCAGGTGCTGGGCTACGTGCAGTTTCCGGCGCTGTCGATCGCGATCTCGGTCTCCATCTTCGGCGCCCAGGCGATCGGCCGCGGCAACGCCGAGCAGATCGGCCGCATCGTTCGCACGGGAATCGAGATGAACGTGCTGCTGACCGGCAGCCTGGTCGCGATCGGCTATCTGTTCTCGCGCACGCTGATGGGATTCTTCATCACCGATCCCGCCGTGATCGAGGTGGCGCAGCGCTCGCTGCACATCGTGCTGTGGAGCTCGGTGATGTTCGGCATGTCCACCACCTTCTCGGCGGCGATGCGCGCCTCCGGCACGGTGTGGATGCCGCTGGCGATCTCGGCGTTTGCGATCGCCGCGATCGAGGTGCCCACCGCGACCTGGCTCAGCCGCAGCATCGGCCTCGACGGCGTCTGGATTGCTTATCCCGTCACCTTCACGGCGATGATGCTGCTGCAGATGAGCTATTATCTCCTGGTCTGGCGCAAGCGCACGGTGCGGAGGATGATTTAG
- a CDS encoding DUF2239 family protein, whose protein sequence is MDTYTAFAGQARIAAGALPKVALALKHGATAHAPVAIFSDRTGRPVDLDLRGSDREILARLVSEVPAAPDQQPSEPRGRGRPRLGVVAREVTLLPRHWEWLSAQPGGASVALRKLVDEARRTSGDKDRAREAREAAYHFMSAMGGNLPQFEEASRALFADDLRRFASLLVDWPADIRDHAVALAHRHRAD, encoded by the coding sequence ATGGATACCTACACCGCCTTTGCCGGCCAGGCCCGAATCGCGGCCGGAGCGCTGCCCAAGGTCGCGCTGGCGCTGAAACACGGCGCGACGGCTCACGCGCCGGTCGCGATCTTCAGCGATCGCACCGGGCGGCCGGTCGACCTCGACCTGCGCGGCAGCGACCGGGAGATCCTGGCTCGGCTCGTGAGCGAAGTCCCGGCGGCGCCGGATCAGCAGCCGAGCGAGCCGCGCGGTCGCGGCCGCCCCCGCCTCGGCGTGGTCGCGCGCGAGGTGACCTTGCTGCCGCGCCATTGGGAATGGCTCAGCGCGCAGCCGGGCGGCGCCTCGGTCGCGCTGCGCAAGCTGGTCGACGAGGCCCGCCGCACCAGCGGCGACAAGGATCGCGCGCGCGAAGCGCGCGAGGCGGCCTATCACTTCATGTCGGCGATGGGCGGCAACCTGCCGCAGTTCGAGGAGGCATCGCGCGCATTGTTCGCCGACGATCTCCGTCGCTTCGCAAGTCTGCTCGTGGACTGGCCTGCCGACATCCGCGATCATGCCGTCGCGCTTGCCCATCGCCACCGCGCGGACTGA
- a CDS encoding glutathione S-transferase family protein: protein MLTVHHLNNSRSQRVLWLLEELGVPYEIIRYERQPDMRAPKELRAIHPLGKSPVITDGGNTVAESGAIVEYLIENYGNGRLIPPPKTPERLRYSYWLHYAEGSAMPLLLLKLLFNIMPKRAPALLRPLVRKVSNQALTTLVNPQLKQHMAFWESELQKSEWFAGEAFTAADIQMSFPLQAAASRGGLEHGHPRAMDFLARIEARPAYKIALEKGGPYEVGR, encoded by the coding sequence ATGCTCACCGTTCACCATCTCAACAATTCCCGCTCGCAACGCGTGCTCTGGCTGCTCGAGGAGCTCGGCGTTCCCTATGAGATCATCCGCTACGAACGCCAGCCCGACATGCGCGCGCCAAAGGAGCTGCGCGCCATCCATCCGCTCGGCAAGTCGCCCGTCATCACCGATGGCGGCAACACCGTCGCCGAGTCCGGCGCCATCGTCGAATACCTGATCGAGAACTACGGCAATGGCCGGCTGATCCCGCCGCCGAAGACACCGGAGCGGCTGCGCTATTCCTATTGGCTGCACTATGCCGAGGGCTCGGCGATGCCGCTGCTGCTGCTGAAGCTGCTGTTCAACATCATGCCGAAGCGGGCGCCGGCGCTGCTGCGGCCCCTGGTGCGCAAAGTGTCGAACCAGGCGCTGACCACGCTGGTGAACCCGCAGCTGAAGCAGCACATGGCGTTCTGGGAGAGCGAGCTGCAGAAGAGCGAGTGGTTCGCCGGCGAGGCGTTCACCGCCGCCGACATCCAGATGAGCTTTCCGCTGCAGGCGGCGGCATCGCGCGGCGGCCTGGAGCACGGCCATCCGCGCGCGATGGATTTCCTCGCCCGCATCGAGGCACGGCCGGCCTACAAGATCGCGCTGGAGAAGGGCGGGCCCTACGAGGTCGGTCGCTGA
- a CDS encoding serine hydrolase domain-containing protein, translating into MHLRRFVVGLLVFAALLVAGWLTYRPDRALRTATTTVAQMICAKTFVSGLDPHTVFAETMERPGLRRLRAVMRYRVEPDMGMVEASLLGLHASRASFHDGLGCVSSQGQKPPYVPHSDVAALRAAGPAPALPDFTEGAPVEPTDPALKAALDHAFEEPVGPPFRRTKAVVVVKDGRVIAERYAANIAVETPLMGFSMTKTVTNALLGILTRQGKLSPSIPAPVAEWREAGDPRHGITIEQLMRMTSGLALDETNSGFDPSSQMEIHRDMAAYAVHAPLIAPPGQRWAYSSASTQILARIIRDAAGGPEQTIELAWRELFNPLGMQHVTLQYDGTGTIQGYGSMLASARDWTKLGLLYLGDGVVGDRRILPEGWVAMSATATLDTDYGAGLWTNRSQHVHAQGRAKQGIPPDAFFAFGLLGQRLVIMPSQRMVVVRLGDAVDPDGDIRGVARLVREVIAATEAPATAAK; encoded by the coding sequence GTGCATTTGCGAAGATTCGTAGTTGGTCTGCTGGTGTTTGCGGCCCTGCTGGTGGCGGGCTGGCTCACCTATCGGCCTGACCGGGCGCTGCGCACCGCAACCACCACGGTGGCGCAGATGATCTGCGCCAAGACCTTCGTCTCCGGCCTCGATCCGCACACGGTGTTTGCAGAGACGATGGAGCGCCCCGGCCTGCGCCGTCTGCGCGCCGTGATGCGCTATCGGGTCGAGCCCGACATGGGAATGGTGGAGGCGTCGCTGCTCGGCCTGCATGCCAGCCGTGCCTCGTTCCACGACGGCCTCGGCTGCGTGTCATCGCAAGGCCAGAAGCCGCCCTATGTGCCGCATAGCGACGTCGCTGCGTTGCGTGCCGCCGGGCCGGCTCCGGCCCTGCCCGACTTCACCGAAGGCGCGCCAGTAGAGCCCACCGATCCCGCGCTCAAGGCTGCGCTCGATCACGCCTTCGAGGAGCCGGTCGGCCCGCCGTTCCGCCGCACCAAGGCGGTCGTCGTCGTCAAGGACGGTCGCGTGATCGCGGAACGCTATGCGGCGAACATCGCCGTCGAGACGCCGCTGATGGGCTTCTCGATGACCAAGACTGTCACCAACGCCCTGCTCGGCATCCTGACCCGGCAGGGCAAGCTCAGCCCGTCGATCCCGGCGCCCGTCGCGGAATGGCGCGAGGCCGGAGATCCGCGTCACGGCATCACGATCGAGCAGCTGATGCGGATGACCAGCGGCCTGGCGCTCGACGAGACCAATTCGGGGTTCGATCCATCGAGCCAGATGGAGATCCATCGCGACATGGCGGCCTACGCCGTGCATGCGCCGCTGATCGCGCCGCCCGGGCAGCGCTGGGCGTATTCGAGCGCGAGCACGCAGATCCTGGCCCGCATCATCCGCGACGCCGCGGGTGGGCCTGAGCAAACCATCGAGCTCGCCTGGCGCGAGCTGTTCAATCCGCTCGGCATGCAGCACGTGACGCTGCAATATGACGGCACCGGCACGATCCAGGGCTATGGCTCCATGCTGGCAAGCGCGCGCGACTGGACCAAGCTGGGGCTGCTCTATCTCGGCGATGGTGTCGTCGGCGACAGGCGCATCCTGCCCGAGGGCTGGGTGGCGATGTCGGCGACCGCCACGCTCGACACCGACTATGGCGCGGGATTGTGGACCAACCGCAGCCAGCACGTTCATGCGCAAGGGCGCGCGAAGCAGGGCATCCCGCCGGATGCGTTCTTCGCCTTCGGCCTGCTCGGGCAGCGGCTCGTGATCATGCCGAGCCAGCGCATGGTGGTGGTCAGGCTCGGCGACGCCGTCGATCCGGACGGCGACATCAGAGGTGTCGCCCGGCTGGTGCGCGAAGTGATCGCGGCAACCGAGGCACCGGCGACCGCCGCCAAATAG